One stretch of Labrus bergylta chromosome 24, fLabBer1.1, whole genome shotgun sequence DNA includes these proteins:
- the atp5f1b gene encoding ATP synthase subunit beta, mitochondrial, which produces MLGAVGRCCTGALQALKPGVQPLKALAGSPAVLSRRDYVAPAAAAAIANGRIVAVIGAVVDVQFDEGLPPILNALEVAGRESRLVLEVAQHLGESTVRTIAMDGTEGLVRGQKVIDTGAPIRIPVGPETLGRIMNVIGEPIDERGPISTKQTAPIHAEAPEFTDMSVEQEILVTGIKVVDLLAPYAKGGKIGLFGGAGVGKTVLIMELINNVAKAHGGYSVFAGVGERTREGNDLYHEMIESGVINLKDTTSKVALVYGQMNEPPGARARVALTGLTVAEYFRDQEGQDVLLFIDNIFRFTQAGSEVSALLGRIPSAVGYQPTLATDMGTMQERITTTKKGSITSVQAIYVPADDLTDPAPATTFAHLDATTVLSRAIAELGIYPAVDPLDSTSRIMDPNIVGAEHYDVARGVQKILQDYKSLQDIIAILGMDELSEEDKLTVARARKIQRFLSQPFQVAEVFTGHMGKLVPLKETIKGFQSILGGEYDPLPEQAFYMVGPIEEVVQKAEKLAEEHSS; this is translated from the exons ATGTTGGGAGCTGTGGGACGCTGCTGCACCGGTGCTCTGCAGGCACTCAAGCCTGGGGTCCAGCCCCTCAAGGCCCTTGCTGGATCTCCAGCCGTTCTTTCAC GCAGAGACTATGTCGCACCTGCTGCGGCTGCTGCCATCGCCAATGGACGCATTGTGGCTGTCATCGGTGCCGTCGTGGACGTCCAGTTCGATGAAGGCCTCCCTCCCATCCTCAACGCCCTGGAAGTGGCTGGTCGCGAGTCCAGGCTAGTCCTGGAGGTCGCACAGCATCTCG GGGAGAGCACAGTGCGTACCATTGCTATGGATGGTACCGAGGGTCTGGTCCGCGGACAGAAAGTCATCGACACCGGTGCCCCCATCAGAATCCCAGTCGGTCCCGAGACACTGGGCAGGATTATGAATGTCATCGGCGAGCCCATTGATGAGAGGGGTCCCATCTCTACCAAGCA GACTGCACCCATCCACGCTGAGGCCCCTGAGTTCACTGACATGAGTGTGGAGCAGGAGATTCTGGTAACTGGCATCAAGGTTGTGGATCTGCTGGCCCCCTACGCCAAGGGAGGAAAGATCG GTCTGTTCGGTGGTGCTGGTGTGGGCAAGACTGTGTTGATCATGGAGCTGATTAACAACGTGGCCAAGGCCCATGGTGGTTACTCTGTGTTTGCCGGTGTGGGAGAGCGTACCCGTGAGGGAAACGACTTGTACCATGAAATGATTGAGTCTGGTGTCATCAACCTGAAGGACACCACCTCCAAG GTGGCGCTGGTGTATGGACAGATGAACGAGCCCCCTGGTGCTCGTGCCAGAGTGGCTCTGACCGGACTGACCGTGGCAGAGTACTTCCGTGACCAGGAGGGTCAGGATGTGCTGCTCTTCATCGACAACATCTTCCGCTTCACACAGGCTGGCTCTGAG GTGTCTGCCCTTCTGGGTCGTATCCCCTCTGCTGTGGGTTACCAGCCCACTCTGGCCACTGACATGGGTACCATGCAGGAGAGAATCACCACCACAAAGAAGGGTTCAATCACATCTGTGCAG GCCATCTATGTGCCCGCTGACGATTTGACTGACCCTGCCCCCGCCACCACCTTCGCTCACTTGGACGCCACCACTGTGTTGTCCCGTGCTATTGCTGAGTTGGGAATCTACCCTGCTGTCGACCCTCTTGACTCCACCTCCCGTATCATGGACCCCAACATTGTCGGAGCAGAGCACTACGATGTTGCCCGTGGTGTGCAGAAAATCCTTCAG GACTACAAATCCCTGCAGGATATCATTGCCATCCTGGGTATGGATGAGTTGTCTGAGGAGGACAAACTGACCGTGGCCCGTGCCCGTAAGATCCAGCGTTTCCTGTCTCAACCCTTCCAGGTGGCTGAGGTCTTCACTGGCCATATGGGCAAGCTGGTACCCCTCAAGGAGACCATCAAGGGCTTCCAGAGCATCCTGGGTG GTGAGTACGACCCTCTCCCCGAGCAGGCCTTCTACATGGTCGGTCCCATCGAGGAAGTCGTCCAGAAGGCTGAGAAGCTGGCTGAGGAGCACTCTAGCTAA
- the LOC109992372 gene encoding retinol dehydrogenase 7 translates to MFLYLLGLVVFYYLYRWVKELPRISDKGSKYVYITGCDSGFGNLLARHLDKHGFRVIASCFTEKGEEDLKKSCSSNLITTHLDVRSKDSIAKVAGMIKDKVGERGLWAVVNNAGVSVPSAPCDWLTIDDYKSMLDVNLNGVIAVTLSVLPLIKKARGRVVNVASVFGRISVTGGPYTISKYGVEAFNDSLRLNMEPFGVRVLCIEPGFFKTNVTDVGILSKNVKTLWERMPQEVRDDYGTEYLQKALDVIADKVSKISDGDLMKVVNCMEHAVAAVQPRTRYSPGWDAKLFWLPLSYMPSCVSDYIMGKEAIPIAKPKQ, encoded by the exons ATGTTTCTGTACCTCCTTGGGCTGGTGGTCTTCTACTACCTGTACCGCTGGGTCAAGGAGCTACCCAGGATCTCAGATAAGGGCAGCAAGTATGTTTACATCACTGGCTGTGACAGTGGCTTCGGTAACCTCCTGGCCCGCCATCTGGACAAGCACGGGTTCAGAGTCATCGCCTCTTGTTTCACTGAAAAGGGGGAAGAGGATCTGAAGAAGTCCTGCTCCAGCAACTTGATCACGACTCACCTAGATGTCCGGTCCAAGGACAGCATTGCTAAAGTTGCAGGAATGATCAAGGACAAAGTCGGGGAACGCG GCTTGTGGGCTGTGGTGAACAATGCAGGCGTTTCTGTCCCCTCCGCCCCCTGTGACTGGCTCACCATTGATGACTACAAATCCATGCTGGATGTGAACCTAAACGGGGTCATCGCAGTGACCCTGAGCGTCCTGCCGCTAATTAAGAAGGCTAGGGGAAGGGTGGTGAATGTAGCCAGCGTGTTCGGTAGGATCAGCGTCACAGGAGGCCCGTACACCATCTCCAAGTATGGTGTGGAGGCTTTCAATGACAGTCTCAG GTTAAATATGGAGCCTTTCGGCGTCAGAGTCCTCTGCATTGAGCCGGGCTTCTTCAAAACAAACGTGACAGATGTTGGTATTCtgagcaaaaatgtcaaaacccTCTGGGAGAGAATGCCCCAGGAGGTCAGAGATGACTACGGCACTGAATATCTGCAGAAGG CTTTAGACGTAATAGCAGACAAAGTCAGTAAGATCAGTGATGGAGACCTGATGAAGGTGGTGAACTGCATGGAGCACGCTGTAGCCGCTGTCCAGCCCCGTACCCGTTACTCTCCAGGCTGGGACGCCAAGCTGTTCTGGCTGCCGCTCTCATACATGCCAAGCTGTGTCAGCGATTACATCATGGGCAAAGAGGCTATTCCTATTGCCAAGCCAAAAcaatga